The Desulfuromonas versatilis genome has a segment encoding these proteins:
- the uvrA gene encoding excinuclease ABC subunit UvrA — protein MPDKIIIKGACEHNLKNIDVEIPRDQLVVITGVSGSGKSTLAFDTIYAEGQRRYVESLSAYARQFLEQMEKPDVESIEGLSPAISIEQKTTSKNPRSTVGTVTEIYDYLRLLFARVGRVHCSGCGKEIASQTVEQMVDRILAMPEKTRLMLLAPMVRGRKGEYRKELKQLQADGFVRVRIDGEMYELPEVPALDKNKKHDIEVVVDRLIVKEGIAARLADSLETALRLADGIVRVETVGGESQLFSEQHACVECGISYPEITPRMFSFNNPHGACPDCHGLGTRMYFDPELVVPNPGLSLREGAILPWESRTGVYYQQLIEALGDHYQFDLRTPFAELPAKVQETLLRGSGKEKVRFFFDQGGRRHFYEKAFEGVIPNLERRYHETDSENVRESLERFMNVMPCPTCDGARLRKESLFVRIGGKSIREVTALSIVEAEAFFAELSFSAKEAEIARRVLKEIRERLSFLTHVGLDYLALDRTSGTLSGGEGQRIRLATQVGSSLVGVLYILDEPSIGLHQRDNRRLLETLKRLRDLGNTVLVVEHDEETILEADHVIDMGPGAGVNGGRIVAQGTPQQVLAHPDSLTGRYLSGDLSIALPAQRRASERFLTIKGARENNLKGIDVAIPLGVMTCVTGVSGSGKSTLVIDTLYRALSQRLYRAKEKAGRVDDILGLDQLDKVIDIDQSPIGRTPRSNPATYTGVFTDVRDLFAQLPEAKLRGYKPGRFSFNVKGGRCEACQGDGIIRIEMHFLPDVFVTCEVCKGARYNRETLEVRYKGKSIAEVLGMTVNQASVFLENIPKIRGKLETLREVGLGYIKLGQSATTLSGGEAQRVKLAKELGKRATGRTIYILDEPTTGLHFADIQKLLDVLQRLVEAGNTVVIIEHNLDVIKTADHLIDLGPEGGTRGGELVVCGPPEEVARCSRSVTGRYLRPYLDL, from the coding sequence ATGCCCGACAAAATCATCATCAAGGGTGCCTGCGAGCACAACCTGAAGAACATCGACGTGGAGATCCCCCGCGACCAGCTGGTGGTGATCACCGGCGTGTCCGGCTCGGGCAAATCGACTCTGGCCTTCGACACCATCTACGCCGAGGGGCAGCGCCGCTACGTCGAAAGCCTCTCGGCCTACGCCCGGCAGTTTCTCGAGCAGATGGAGAAGCCCGACGTGGAGAGCATCGAAGGGCTCTCGCCGGCGATCTCCATCGAGCAGAAGACCACCTCGAAAAATCCCCGTTCCACCGTCGGCACGGTCACCGAGATCTACGACTACCTTCGCCTGCTCTTCGCCCGGGTCGGCCGGGTGCACTGCTCGGGGTGCGGCAAGGAGATCGCCTCGCAGACCGTTGAGCAGATGGTCGACCGCATCCTGGCCATGCCCGAGAAGACCCGGCTGATGCTGCTGGCGCCCATGGTGCGCGGGCGCAAGGGCGAGTACCGCAAGGAGCTCAAGCAGCTGCAGGCCGACGGCTTCGTGCGGGTGCGCATCGACGGCGAGATGTACGAGCTGCCGGAGGTGCCGGCGCTCGATAAGAACAAGAAGCACGACATCGAGGTGGTGGTCGACCGGCTGATCGTCAAGGAGGGGATCGCCGCGCGCCTGGCCGACTCGCTGGAGACCGCCCTGCGCCTGGCCGACGGCATCGTGCGGGTCGAGACGGTCGGCGGCGAGAGCCAGCTTTTCTCCGAGCAGCACGCCTGCGTCGAGTGCGGCATCTCCTACCCCGAGATCACCCCGCGCATGTTCTCCTTCAACAACCCCCACGGCGCCTGCCCCGACTGCCACGGGCTGGGCACCCGCATGTACTTCGACCCCGAGCTGGTGGTCCCCAACCCCGGGCTGTCGCTGCGCGAGGGGGCGATCCTGCCCTGGGAGAGCCGCACCGGGGTCTACTACCAGCAGCTCATCGAGGCGCTCGGCGACCACTACCAGTTCGATCTGCGCACCCCCTTTGCCGAGCTGCCCGCCAAGGTGCAGGAGACCTTGCTGCGCGGCTCGGGCAAGGAGAAGGTGCGCTTCTTCTTCGACCAGGGCGGCCGGCGCCACTTCTATGAAAAGGCCTTCGAGGGGGTGATCCCCAACCTCGAGCGGCGCTACCACGAGACCGATTCGGAGAACGTGCGCGAGAGCCTCGAGCGCTTCATGAACGTAATGCCCTGCCCCACCTGCGACGGGGCGCGGCTGCGCAAAGAGTCGCTGTTCGTGCGGATCGGGGGCAAGAGCATCCGCGAGGTCACGGCCCTCTCCATCGTCGAGGCCGAGGCCTTCTTCGCCGAACTAAGCTTCAGCGCCAAGGAGGCGGAGATCGCCCGCCGGGTGCTCAAGGAGATCCGCGAGCGGCTCTCGTTTCTGACCCACGTGGGGCTCGACTACCTGGCCCTCGACCGCACCTCGGGGACTCTCTCGGGGGGCGAGGGGCAGCGCATCCGCCTGGCCACCCAGGTCGGCTCCTCGCTGGTGGGGGTGCTCTACATCCTCGATGAGCCCTCCATCGGGTTGCACCAGCGCGACAACCGGCGGCTGCTCGAGACCCTCAAGCGCCTGCGCGACCTGGGCAACACGGTGCTGGTGGTGGAGCACGACGAGGAAACCATCCTCGAGGCCGACCACGTCATCGACATGGGCCCCGGCGCCGGGGTCAACGGCGGGCGCATCGTCGCCCAGGGGACCCCCCAGCAGGTGTTGGCCCACCCCGATTCGCTCACCGGCCGCTACCTCTCGGGGGACCTGTCCATCGCCCTGCCGGCGCAGCGGCGCGCCAGCGAGCGCTTTCTGACCATCAAGGGGGCGCGGGAGAACAATCTCAAGGGGATCGACGTGGCCATCCCCCTGGGGGTGATGACCTGCGTCACCGGCGTCTCCGGCTCGGGCAAGAGCACCCTGGTCATCGACACCCTCTACCGGGCCCTCTCCCAGCGGCTCTACCGGGCCAAGGAGAAGGCCGGTCGGGTCGACGACATCCTCGGCCTCGACCAGCTCGACAAGGTCATCGACATCGACCAGTCCCCCATCGGCCGCACGCCGCGCTCCAACCCGGCGACCTACACCGGGGTCTTCACCGACGTGCGCGATCTGTTCGCCCAGCTCCCCGAGGCCAAGCTGCGCGGCTACAAGCCGGGGCGCTTCTCCTTCAACGTCAAGGGGGGGCGCTGCGAGGCCTGCCAGGGCGACGGCATCATCCGCATCGAGATGCACTTTCTGCCCGACGTCTTCGTCACCTGCGAGGTCTGCAAGGGGGCCCGCTACAACCGCGAGACCCTCGAGGTGCGCTACAAGGGCAAGAGCATCGCCGAGGTGCTGGGCATGACCGTCAACCAGGCGAGCGTCTTTCTCGAGAACATCCCCAAAATCCGCGGCAAGCTCGAAACCCTGCGCGAGGTGGGTCTGGGCTACATCAAGCTCGGCCAGAGCGCTACCACCCTCTCGGGCGGCGAGGCCCAGCGGGTCAAGCTCGCCAAGGAGCTCGGCAAGCGCGCCACCGGGCGCACCATCTACATCCTCGACGAACCGACCACCGGCCTGCACTTCGCCGACATCCAGAAGCTGCTCGACGTGCTGCAGCGGCTGGTCGAGGCCGGCAACACGGTGGTCATCATCGAGCACAACCTCGACGTCATCAAGACCGCCGACCACCTCATCGACCTGGGCCCCGAGGGGGGGACCCGCGGCGGCGAGCTGGTGGTCTGCGGCCCGCCGGAGGAGGTTGCCCGCTGCTCGCGCTCGGTCACCGGCCGCTACCTGCGCCCCTACCTCGATCTGTAA
- a CDS encoding PEGA domain-containing protein, producing MVKKAISVLLLLFFTSACAHQAAFVTDPPGAEVFVDGQAIGVTPCTYSYQNNTGGQYAVTIEKAGYESVRHKVRADEVDAPARKKWLAAGLVWSPLWLGTLFTKKLKESYEFALKRSAPRMTASAVEVEADRF from the coding sequence ATGGTGAAAAAAGCGATTTCCGTCCTGCTGCTGCTGTTTTTCACGAGTGCCTGCGCCCACCAGGCGGCATTTGTCACCGATCCGCCCGGCGCCGAAGTATTCGTCGACGGCCAGGCCATTGGCGTCACCCCCTGCACCTACTCCTACCAGAACAACACCGGGGGGCAGTATGCGGTGACCATCGAGAAGGCCGGCTACGAGTCGGTGCGGCACAAGGTGCGGGCCGACGAGGTGGATGCGCCGGCGCGGAAGAAATGGCTGGCGGCGGGGCTGGTCTGGAGTCCCCTTTGGCTGGGGACCCTGTTCACCAAGAAACTCAAGGAAAGTTACGAGTTCGCTCTGAAGCGCAGTGCTCCCAGGATGACGGCCAGTGCCGTGGAGGTGGAAGCGGATCGTTTCTAG
- a CDS encoding TrkH family potassium uptake protein, producing the protein MGRISRRLGELTPNQALIVYYLLAILLGAFALSLPLASRQGPLPFIDGLFTATSAMCVTGLAVVDTGSRFTLFGQLTILLLIQVGGLGITTFSVYLFFYLRQGVGMRGRWIIHETLLHTPVDSLRDLVRSIFKLTLAIEAAGAVLLAFAFVPRLGWTTGVYYAIFHSVSAFCNAGFALFSDSLIGFRDDPLVNLTIMGLIILGGIGFLVMREVLASCRRPRAGGRRRLSLHSRLVLWTSLALVAGGAVLIALLEAPASFRQLPAGEAFWIALFQSVTARTAGFNTIDLNSFEAPTLFLMIFLMFVGASPGSCGGGIKTTSLALFVAILHSRLKGSAHTNVFRRTLPDELATKTLTLVMLAALFLGAATFGLLTVQMTGIPFRESGGLFLDYVFEAVSAFATVGLSLGVTPQLVPAGKLIVILLMFVGRVGLLTVAFTIIRRSREDAVRYAEENIMIG; encoded by the coding sequence ATGGGGCGCATTTCCAGGCGTCTGGGTGAGCTGACGCCAAACCAGGCGCTGATCGTCTATTACCTGCTGGCCATTCTGTTGGGGGCGTTCGCCCTCAGCCTCCCCCTGGCTTCCCGCCAGGGGCCCCTCCCCTTTATTGACGGACTGTTCACCGCCACCAGCGCCATGTGCGTGACCGGGCTGGCCGTGGTCGACACCGGCAGCCGCTTCACGCTGTTCGGGCAATTGACCATCCTGCTGCTGATCCAGGTCGGCGGGCTGGGGATCACCACCTTCTCGGTCTACCTGTTCTTCTATCTGCGACAGGGGGTGGGGATGCGCGGCCGCTGGATCATTCACGAGACGCTGCTGCATACCCCCGTCGACTCGCTTCGCGACCTGGTCCGCAGCATTTTCAAGCTGACTTTGGCCATCGAAGCGGCCGGCGCGGTCCTGCTGGCTTTCGCTTTCGTCCCCCGCCTGGGCTGGACCACGGGGGTGTATTATGCGATCTTCCATTCCGTCTCGGCATTCTGCAACGCCGGCTTTGCCCTGTTTTCCGACAGCCTGATCGGCTTTCGGGACGACCCTCTGGTCAACCTGACCATCATGGGGCTGATCATCCTGGGCGGCATCGGCTTTCTGGTCATGCGCGAAGTCCTGGCCTCGTGCCGGCGGCCCAGGGCAGGCGGCCGCCGGCGCCTGTCCCTGCATTCGCGGCTGGTGCTCTGGACCAGCCTGGCGCTGGTCGCAGGCGGGGCCGTGCTGATCGCGCTGCTCGAGGCGCCGGCCTCATTTCGGCAGCTGCCCGCCGGCGAGGCCTTCTGGATCGCCCTGTTCCAATCGGTGACCGCCCGCACCGCCGGTTTCAACACCATCGACCTCAACAGCTTCGAAGCCCCCACCCTGTTTCTGATGATCTTCCTGATGTTCGTGGGCGCTTCGCCGGGCTCCTGCGGAGGCGGCATCAAGACCACCAGCCTGGCCCTGTTCGTCGCCATCCTGCACAGCCGCCTCAAGGGCAGCGCCCACACCAACGTGTTCCGGCGCACCCTGCCGGATGAGCTGGCCACCAAGACCCTCACCCTGGTAATGCTGGCCGCCCTGTTTCTTGGCGCGGCCACTTTCGGCCTGCTGACGGTGCAGATGACCGGAATCCCCTTCCGGGAGAGCGGCGGACTGTTTCTGGACTATGTCTTCGAGGCGGTCTCGGCCTTCGCCACGGTGGGGCTCTCCCTCGGGGTGACCCCCCAACTGGTGCCTGCGGGCAAGCTGATCGTCATCCTGCTGATGTTCGTGGGCAGGGTCGGGCTGCTGACCGTGGCGTTCACCATTATCCGCCGCAGCCGCGAGGACGCGGTGCGCTATGCGGAAGAAAACATCATGATCGGCTGA
- a CDS encoding potassium channel family protein — MKRFCVIGLGNFGFHVATTLYSEGHEVVAIDTDRDKVQRVREHSSYAILGDAASKEFLKGQGIDEMDGVVVSTGERSHLSTLITLYLKELKVPRIVVKALDEDHGRILEKVGATEVIYPEKDMAVKTARSLSSPNILDVIPISEDFSITEVGPPRHMVGKTLIQLDLRRRFNVTVIGVKEMLTGNFVTLPPADYMIKDSDLLVLIGKPLDIERACQAK; from the coding sequence ATGAAACGTTTTTGCGTCATCGGTCTGGGCAACTTCGGTTTCCACGTGGCCACCACCCTTTACAGCGAGGGGCATGAAGTCGTCGCCATCGACACCGACCGCGACAAGGTGCAGCGGGTCAGGGAGCATTCCTCCTACGCCATCCTCGGCGATGCCGCCAGCAAGGAGTTCCTCAAGGGCCAGGGGATCGACGAAATGGACGGCGTGGTGGTCTCGACCGGCGAACGCTCCCACCTCTCGACCCTGATCACCCTCTACCTGAAGGAACTCAAGGTGCCGCGCATCGTGGTCAAGGCGCTCGACGAGGACCACGGCCGGATCCTGGAGAAGGTCGGGGCCACCGAGGTCATCTACCCCGAGAAGGACATGGCCGTCAAGACCGCCCGCAGCCTCTCGAGCCCCAACATCCTCGACGTCATCCCGATTTCTGAGGATTTTTCCATCACCGAGGTCGGGCCGCCCCGCCACATGGTCGGCAAGACCCTGATCCAGCTGGACCTGCGGCGCCGGTTCAACGTCACGGTCATCGGTGTCAAGGAGATGCTGACCGGCAACTTCGTCACCCTGCCCCCGGCGGACTACATGATCAAGGACAGTGATCTGCTGGTGCTGATCGGCAAGCCCCTCGACATCGAACGGGCCTGCCAGGCAAAGTAA
- a CDS encoding rubrerythrin family protein: MAEMKGSKTEKDLKEAFAGESQANRTYLAFAQKADQEGFTQAAKLFRAAAAAETIHAHAHLRALGGIRSTKENLKEAIGGETHEFMEMYPGMIKDAQAEGFEVALKSFTFANAVEKVHAKLYQQALDNLGSNEIVDYYVCKVCGNTLEGEPDGPCTVCGAVKNAFFKVD; this comes from the coding sequence ATGGCGGAAATGAAAGGTAGCAAGACCGAAAAAGATCTCAAGGAAGCCTTTGCCGGCGAATCCCAGGCCAACCGTACCTACCTGGCCTTTGCCCAGAAGGCCGACCAGGAGGGCTTCACCCAGGCGGCCAAGCTGTTCCGCGCGGCGGCCGCGGCCGAAACCATCCATGCCCACGCCCACCTGCGCGCGCTCGGCGGCATCCGCTCCACCAAGGAAAACCTCAAGGAGGCGATCGGCGGGGAAACCCATGAATTCATGGAAATGTACCCCGGGATGATCAAGGACGCCCAGGCCGAAGGCTTCGAGGTTGCCCTGAAGAGCTTCACCTTTGCCAACGCCGTGGAAAAGGTTCACGCCAAGCTTTATCAGCAGGCCCTGGACAATCTCGGCAGCAACGAAATCGTCGACTACTATGTCTGCAAGGTCTGCGGCAACACCCTGGAGGGAGAGCCCGATGGTCCCTGCACGGTCTGTGGTGCCGTGAAGAACGCCTTTTTCAAGGTCGACTGA
- the cls gene encoding cardiolipin synthase, producing the protein MLYLTLSLVLSLAGLLSAGHALLHKRDPRAALGWIVMCLALPGVGMGLYWLLGVNRIRTRARDLQSQGSTWFEPSLCAWSRESAEQYPFRAENFATLLHLSDAVTRRPLLQGNHIEPLHNGEQAYPAMLEAIAGARQSILLSTYIFESNPTGRRFTDALAEAAARGVEVKVLIDGLGERYSFPPARRLLQGSRVRVARFLPPSLSGHGIHLNLRNHRKLLVVDGVLGFSGGMNIGDRHLAESSDPRRVVDIHFRVQGPVVGQMREAFLEDWQLATGEGFHQEKPPAVAAGGQAFCRGISAGPNEDFEKLPWILTGALNCARRRLRIMTPYFVPDRFLIAAINAAALRGVTVEIVLPARNNLPYVAWATRSYLWELLLYNVRIFYQPPPFVHSKLLLVDDDYALVGTANLDPRSLRLNFEFCLEVYDRNCNRQLAAHFDTVRAASRQVLLADVDGRPLPVKLRDAFAKLFSPYL; encoded by the coding sequence TTGCTGTACCTGACCCTGTCGCTGGTGCTGAGCCTGGCGGGACTGCTCTCCGCCGGTCACGCCCTGCTCCACAAGCGGGATCCCCGCGCCGCCCTGGGCTGGATCGTGATGTGCCTGGCCCTGCCGGGGGTGGGGATGGGGCTCTACTGGCTGCTCGGGGTCAATCGCATCCGGACCCGGGCCCGAGACCTGCAGAGCCAGGGATCGACCTGGTTCGAGCCCAGCCTCTGCGCCTGGTCGCGGGAGAGCGCCGAGCAGTACCCCTTCCGGGCGGAAAATTTCGCCACCCTGCTGCATCTCTCCGATGCGGTCACCCGCCGCCCCCTGCTGCAGGGCAATCACATCGAACCGCTGCACAACGGCGAGCAGGCCTATCCGGCGATGCTCGAGGCCATCGCCGGGGCCCGGCAGTCCATCCTGCTGTCCACCTACATCTTCGAATCCAACCCGACCGGGCGCCGTTTCACCGACGCCCTGGCCGAAGCCGCGGCTCGTGGCGTCGAGGTGAAGGTTCTTATCGACGGACTGGGCGAGCGTTACTCCTTCCCCCCGGCCCGCCGGCTGCTCCAGGGCAGCCGGGTGCGGGTGGCCCGCTTTCTCCCCCCCAGCCTCTCCGGGCACGGCATACACCTCAACCTGCGCAATCATCGCAAACTCCTGGTGGTCGACGGGGTGCTGGGCTTCAGCGGCGGGATGAACATCGGGGACCGGCACCTGGCCGAAAGCAGCGACCCGCGCCGGGTGGTCGATATTCATTTCCGGGTGCAGGGTCCGGTTGTGGGGCAGATGCGCGAGGCCTTCCTGGAGGACTGGCAATTGGCTACCGGGGAGGGTTTCCACCAGGAAAAACCGCCCGCAGTGGCGGCAGGGGGGCAGGCTTTCTGCCGGGGGATCAGCGCCGGGCCGAACGAGGATTTCGAAAAGCTCCCCTGGATTCTGACCGGGGCCTTGAACTGCGCACGCCGCCGCCTGCGGATCATGACGCCGTATTTCGTGCCGGACCGCTTCCTGATCGCCGCGATCAACGCCGCGGCCCTGCGCGGGGTGACGGTGGAGATCGTTCTGCCGGCACGGAACAACCTCCCCTACGTCGCCTGGGCGACCCGTTCCTATCTTTGGGAGCTGCTGCTCTACAACGTGCGCATCTTCTACCAGCCGCCGCCCTTTGTGCACAGCAAGCTGCTGCTGGTGGATGACGACTACGCGCTGGTCGGCACCGCCAACCTCGACCCGCGCAGCCTGCGGCTCAATTTCGAATTCTGCCTCGAAGTCTACGACCGCAATTGCAACCGCCAACTGGCCGCGCATTTCGACACCGTGCGCGCAGCCTCCCGCCAGGTGCTGCTGGCCGATGTGGACGGGCGCCCCCTGCCCGTCAAGCTCAGGGACGCCTTCGCCAAGCTGTTTTCCCCCTATCTATGA
- a CDS encoding energy transducer TonB — MVKKPLIAGLLVSLLLHLALFALPGKPTRLGPRPLRAVEVGLRSPAPAPPERPQQPATPPAASKPVAPPPALKPAPVPEKPEPAPATPKRQASFASKSKPTAATPLREEAAPKPDLPARDSHPTPPPEQHSAAPAPDPTPAPAPPAAVPDSAASAAPSPVSPGAAPPNATASPAPEVVSTPPAYLHTPRPTYPRQARLRRWEGEVLLKVRVGISGRVLEATLEHSSGYPVLDRSALEGVHAWRFRPATSNGTPVEEEVRVPVRFSLKDS; from the coding sequence ATGGTTAAAAAACCGCTCATCGCGGGACTGCTCGTCTCCCTGCTGCTGCACCTCGCCCTGTTCGCCCTGCCGGGCAAGCCGACACGCCTGGGCCCGCGGCCGCTCCGGGCCGTGGAGGTCGGCCTGCGCAGCCCCGCCCCCGCGCCCCCCGAACGCCCGCAGCAGCCCGCCACGCCGCCGGCCGCCAGCAAACCGGTAGCGCCCCCACCGGCGCTGAAGCCCGCTCCCGTCCCGGAAAAACCCGAGCCCGCACCAGCTACACCAAAGAGGCAGGCGTCTTTCGCCAGCAAGTCCAAGCCCACGGCGGCTACCCCCCTCCGGGAAGAGGCCGCCCCCAAGCCGGATCTCCCGGCCCGCGATTCGCATCCAACGCCCCCGCCGGAGCAGCACTCCGCCGCTCCCGCACCTGACCCGACGCCGGCGCCCGCACCTCCGGCAGCTGTGCCGGATTCCGCGGCTTCCGCGGCCCCTTCTCCAGTCAGCCCCGGGGCAGCACCGCCCAACGCGACGGCTAGCCCCGCGCCCGAGGTGGTCAGCACGCCGCCCGCCTATCTGCACACCCCGCGCCCCACCTACCCCCGCCAGGCGCGGCTGCGGCGCTGGGAAGGAGAGGTGCTGCTCAAGGTGAGGGTCGGCATCTCCGGCAGAGTGCTCGAGGCGACCCTCGAGCATTCATCGGGTTATCCGGTTCTCGACCGCTCGGCCCTCGAGGGGGTGCACGCCTGGCGGTTTCGCCCGGCCACCAGCAATGGGACTCCGGTGGAGGAGGAGGTTCGGGTCCCGGTGCGCTTCAGCCTGAAGGACTCCTGA